Below is a window of Jonesiaceae bacterium BS-20 DNA.
CTTGCCGGTGCAAACAAGGCGCGGCGTCAGATCTGGACAGGAGATCTATTTTCAAGTGCTGGAGTGGATCATAGCCTTGGGCGGGCAATAAGAGAGGATGAGCTGTTGATGCTGTGGAACCTCCAAAACCAAGACTTTGGTTTACGGGTGGTTCACACGACAGGGCCTGGGAAGTTCCAAAAAACGGTCCCAGTCAATTACTCCTTGGACTTGGTTGTTTCAGGCAATGTGCATGAAAACAGAAGGTTCGACCCTGACAACTCCGAAGAAAATCTAGTTACGGAAGCTTACATTGAAAACTCTGAATTTCACGCGACAGGTAGCGGAGAATTTTAACGGACCACGAGTGGTGGACTTACGGGATTTACGTGGAGTCACACAGGTTGAGGTTGCGAGAGAAGTAAATGTTACCCAAGCCTTCTTGTCTCGCGTTGAAAAAGGCGAGCGGCCACTTCCAGAGACCATGGCCTCCGAACTTGCAGAGATTTATGGTCTACCAGTTTCATTCTTTCGAGTGGTTGATAGTCAAGGCTTAGGGGCAAATTTTACGTTCTGGAAAAAATCTCGCGCAACCGTACGTGATGAACGACGAATTGGGATGTACTTTCGTGAGAGTGAACGTGGTTTTGCAGCGCTGAGTCAAGCCCAAGAACAAAAGACATTCACCGATAACCGACACCAAATATTCGAGCTTGCGGGGGAAAGTGACGACGCAGTAGACCCTGAGCTGTTAGCGGCTGTTGTTCGGGACCTCTGTGGTCTAGGAGCACGCGAGCCAGTCAGATCCATTACTCGCGTCATTGAGCGCTTGGGGATTGGCGTGATTGCAAAGTTGGACGACCGGGAAAACATGTCAGACCACCTGGGTATTTCCAGACCGCACTCACGCAATTCACGGCCAGTTGTGGCAGTGGTAGCTAAGACTTCTGGAGAGGAGTTGCGGTTCGCACTTGGCCATGAACTCGGGCACCTTCTGTTCGACAACGAGAATACAAGAATTTCGGGAACGCGTTCCGAAGAAGAGTATCGTGCACACGCATTTAGCAGTGCATTGTTCGTATCTAACAGTGAGATGCGCAGCCGGGTTCATGAAAGGCTACCGCTGCACGGTTTTTTGCCGATCAAGGCAGACTACGGAATTGGAGTAAAAGCACTGATCGTTAGATCGTATCGACTCGGACTGATAAGTTCGGATAGATATCGGAGTCTAATGATCCAGTATTCCTCGCGTGGATGGAATCACGGGGAGCCAGTGGAAGTTGGTCAGGAGAAACAAGCTTTATACCGCCAGCTCATGGAAAACCGTTATGGCCCAAGTGGTACCCACGGAATGGCCGATGATCTTGGGATTGAGCAAGAGAGTCTAAAACGTTGGGTGGATTACACAACGGAGACCAAAGTGAATGACAAAAGCAACGTAATTAGTCTGTTCGGCGGTCGATAATTGTCGAAGTGATGATTGCCCTGCTAGGGCTTTTTATTTTACTGTAAACCCCAGCGTTTACAGGCTTGACAGTGTTTACAGCGTTTACAGGCTTTGCGTAAACGCCAGCGTTTTGATTAGTTTGGTACATCGACACTGGTGAATTTGGCACCGGTATTACCCTGCGTAGTTGGCATTGCATAACCAACTGACGCTGAAAGCATCCCAACTGTAGATGCAATAAGAATAGTGGGACCAGAACAGAAGCTTTGGTCCCACTATTTTTGTGCAGCCATAGAGTTCGGCGTGACTTTCGTGGTGATATTATCACCGCGAAATACTCACGCTGAGGGTGGTATATTTTCTGGTGTTTTTTCACCGAGTGTTTAGCCGAGCTATTTGAGAGCACCTGTGGGTCGATTCGATAGCGCGAGTGGGTCCATATAGTAGCGCCGGATCCGGATGTGTTTAAGGATTGCTTTCATCCATGATCAATCGTTGGTCATGGTTGATGAAAGGAATCCCATGGCCGATTACCGGCATATTATGTTGCTGTTGTTACAGGAGCACTCGTATCGTCAAGTCACAGGAATGGTGGGTTGTTCACAAAATACGGTTGCCCGTGCCCGTAGAGTCCTTAACGAGCACAATCTGATCAGTGCCGCTCAGGTTGAGGCGCTAACTCGTGAGGACCTTGATCGGCTCTTCAGCGATGGACGCAAATCAGTTTCCAGTGAGTTTGTGCCGATGAACATCGAGAAGATCATTGCCTGTTAGATAGGGCTTGATGGTACTTCTGTTCTGGTTACTTGGTATTCCGGTTTCTGGGTAGTGGGTACGCTCGTTCTGGCTTGTTGGTACTGGCCTGGGTGTGATTTGAGTATTGGCCAAGACCCTATCAAGGGGACTTGGCCAATACTATTTAGTAGGGAGGCTCGGGATTTAACTGGTTAGGGTTGGACTGGAATCTATTCCCAAAAGTCAGCTTGGTCTCGAGCCTTTTCGTGTTTAAGTTTGCGCATATCGGTGTCTCCGATATTTAAGACTCTGGCGTTGTTGGCCAGTCGGTTGACGATGGAGTCTGCTGCGACACGGTCGGGTAGGGCTTGGAGCCAGTATCCGGGTTCGGTCTGGCTGACGATGATGGTGGGTAGTTTGTGTTCTCGCCCGACCAAGATCGCAAACAGGTCACTGGCCACGTTTTGATCGACTCCCACCGTCAAGAAGTCGTCCAGGATCAAAATATCTGTTTCGTTGAGCCTTTCTAGCAGCGCGTCGTATTCCTTGTTGTTATCGCGGGCGGTCAGCAGTTTCCTTGCGAGCTCATCGAGTCGTGAGTAATACACGGAGTGTTCGGTGTGGCAGGCGGCGATCCCAATTGCGCAGGCGATGTAGGTTTTTCCGCCACCGCTTGGCGCGATGATCAACAGGTTTGTGGGGTCATCACGCCAGGGGTGGTTTGCGTACCGTTTCATCTGGGTTTCGTTGATTGCCCGCCCTGGCAGGTAGTGCAGCTCCGCAATCGAAGCGGTGGGTAATGGAAACCGGGCTTGTTTGATGAGCCGGTCGATCTTGTTGGACCGGCGAATATCTAAGGTGTGGTCTGCTGCTTTCATGAACACTTCTTCGGGCAGTAACTTCTCATTCGCTGGGTCATTGACCAGCTCGAAGAATTTCTGTGCAAATACGGTCAACCGAAGAGACCTGATTTTTTGGTGATCCACGTCGTTGAGCATCATAGCCCCCGTACTTGGTAGTGGCTTGGATCGCGAACAAATGCCCCAGAGAGGTCTTGAATCTTGGTTAGGTCCTTGACGTTGTCAGCTGCCGCAACGGCTGGTCCAGCATGCTTCTTGGCCTCTACAATGGTGGCCATGACCCGTTTCAGGGACGTGTAGGTGGGGTGACCATTGAAGCTGATCATTTCCTGGCATGTTTCTTCCAGCACCCCTTTCTTACGCCCCAGTTCTGTCAAAATGTTGCGGCACGCTAAGTACGCTTGGGCCTCAATCTTGGTGCGATCCAGAATCTGGGTGATGACCTCAACGGTGGCGGGACCATAGTTCCTAGCCCTGTTCACAAACCATTCTCGTGACCACAATCCGTCGATCTGCTGGTGGTGTTTAGGGGCGTGTGCCAGCACCGTGGAATACTGCCCACGACGGCCTTCCACCCGCACGTGTTCGGCCACTTTGACTTGCCCATCAAAGATACTCACGGTCGTCGTGGTGACCCGCACAGACAAGATCTTGCCCGCGAGCTGGTAAGGCACCGAGTAATACTGGTACAGGCACGAAACATGATAATTACGGCCTACCTTCAGTTGTTTGTACTCCACGGACTCAAAAGGCTGATCAGGTAACGGTGCCAAGAATGCTACTTCCTCGGCGTCAAAGACCTCCTTGCGCGTGGTCTTATTGACCCTGCGCCGGTGCT
It encodes the following:
- a CDS encoding ATP-binding protein, which gives rise to MMLNDVDHQKIRSLRLTVFAQKFFELVNDPANEKLLPEEVFMKAADHTLDIRRSNKIDRLIKQARFPLPTASIAELHYLPGRAINETQMKRYANHPWRDDPTNLLIIAPSGGGKTYIACAIGIAACHTEHSVYYSRLDELARKLLTARDNNKEYDALLERLNETDILILDDFLTVGVDQNVASDLFAILVGREHKLPTIIVSQTEPGYWLQALPDRVAADSIVNRLANNARVLNIGDTDMRKLKHEKARDQADFWE
- a CDS encoding XRE family transcriptional regulator, yielding MDLRDLRGVTQVEVAREVNVTQAFLSRVEKGERPLPETMASELAEIYGLPVSFFRVVDSQGLGANFTFWKKSRATVRDERRIGMYFRESERGFAALSQAQEQKTFTDNRHQIFELAGESDDAVDPELLAAVVRDLCGLGAREPVRSITRVIERLGIGVIAKLDDRENMSDHLGISRPHSRNSRPVVAVVAKTSGEELRFALGHELGHLLFDNENTRISGTRSEEEYRAHAFSSALFVSNSEMRSRVHERLPLHGFLPIKADYGIGVKALIVRSYRLGLISSDRYRSLMIQYSSRGWNHGEPVEVGQEKQALYRQLMENRYGPSGTHGMADDLGIEQESLKRWVDYTTETKVNDKSNVISLFGGR